One stretch of Lacrimispora sphenoides DNA includes these proteins:
- a CDS encoding VanZ family protein: MKKKAIWTAVTILFILFIFSNSMKPSDISSADSGWVLRVAQESLGSMGISTRWLTEHIIRKTGHFTEYALLGILLYGCIRSFDFPAERRYFLRITAGFMVPFVDETIQLGVRGRSGQISDVWLDCAGVAFGILIAALLHRYRRRGRKQYDKKLSNDPGIRRKPL; encoded by the coding sequence ATGAAAAAGAAAGCGATATGGACGGCAGTGACCATTCTTTTTATCCTGTTCATATTTTCAAATTCCATGAAGCCGTCGGATATCTCATCGGCTGACAGCGGATGGGTGCTTCGTGTAGCACAGGAATCACTTGGATCCATGGGAATCAGCACAAGGTGGCTGACAGAGCACATAATCCGTAAAACGGGTCATTTCACAGAATATGCCTTATTGGGAATTTTGTTGTACGGATGTATAAGGTCCTTTGACTTTCCGGCGGAGAGAAGATATTTTCTACGAATAACGGCTGGGTTTATGGTTCCGTTTGTGGATGAGACCATTCAGCTTGGGGTAAGGGGCCGTTCCGGTCAGATATCAGATGTGTGGCTGGATTGCGCAGGAGTGGCTTTTGGAATATTAATTGCTGCCTTGCTGCACAGATATAGAAGAAGAGGTCGAAAACAATATGATAAAAAATTATCGAATGATCCTGGAATACGACGGAAGCCGTTATGA
- a CDS encoding S8 family peptidase: protein MKKILDNNYFDLIITNPITSATSDDNITYLNNRHSLLHIPAAGVTLCDMVKYPVHTFPGIFTLTSTVSLEQSGVGSVQRNPALALFGKGVIIVVIDTGVEYQHPAFRNSDGSTRILSIWDQTQQEGTPPETFTFGTEYSQETINTALNSDDPLSVVPSTDTNGHGTSIASVIAGTPNLLESFSGVVPQSDLVIVKLKEAKENLKNFYFIPDDALCFQESDLILGFRYSLTISEKYNRPVVTCFAVGSSQGGHDGRGALSGYLNDLALQPSIGISVSAGNEGNSQRHYFNSTQLEPYYNDFELRIGEKDKMFAMEIWSSSLGRLSIDISSPNRESTQQVYPSLGDCRVFNFVFTPTTIYVNNYLFEEETGDQMILVRFQNTTPGVWRIRVKSIENEPLSFHAWLPSNGLISNQTFFLNSSPDTTITSPGNGRRQLTVTAYNQMNNSILGESSRGYTRVGLIKPDIAAPGYQLTCAVPGNRYGSVTGTGAAAAHVAGIIAMAFEWAIVKEHYKTMNGVDVSRLMMRGAMRASSYTYPNNVWGYGQVNVNNMFMQLTSI from the coding sequence GTGAAAAAAATTTTGGATAACAATTATTTTGATTTAATTATTACAAATCCAATTACTTCAGCCACCAGCGATGATAACATTACCTATCTGAACAACCGGCATTCCTTACTGCATATCCCGGCTGCCGGCGTAACTCTTTGTGATATGGTAAAATATCCAGTCCACACCTTTCCCGGAATTTTTACGCTCACATCTACGGTCAGCCTTGAACAGTCCGGCGTAGGATCGGTTCAGCGGAATCCTGCCTTAGCCCTGTTTGGAAAGGGCGTAATCATTGTAGTCATTGATACGGGTGTTGAATACCAGCATCCTGCCTTCCGCAACAGTGACGGCTCGACACGTATTCTCTCCATATGGGACCAGACCCAGCAGGAAGGAACCCCTCCTGAGACTTTTACCTTTGGTACGGAATACAGCCAGGAGACAATCAATACCGCATTAAATTCTGATGATCCCCTCTCTGTTGTACCATCTACAGATACAAACGGGCACGGAACGTCTATTGCAAGCGTTATTGCCGGCACTCCCAACTTACTGGAATCCTTTAGTGGTGTAGTCCCTCAATCTGATCTGGTGATCGTAAAGCTTAAGGAAGCAAAAGAAAATCTGAAAAATTTTTATTTTATTCCTGATGATGCTTTATGCTTCCAGGAATCGGATCTTATTCTTGGTTTCCGTTATTCTCTTACCATCTCAGAAAAGTATAACCGTCCTGTGGTCACCTGCTTCGCCGTAGGAAGCAGCCAGGGAGGTCATGACGGGAGAGGCGCTCTAAGCGGTTACCTAAATGACCTGGCACTGCAGCCCAGTATCGGCATATCCGTCTCTGCCGGTAACGAGGGAAACAGTCAAAGACATTATTTTAATTCTACCCAATTAGAGCCTTATTACAATGATTTTGAATTAAGAATAGGGGAAAAAGATAAAATGTTTGCTATGGAAATCTGGTCAAGTTCCCTTGGACGGCTTTCCATTGATATTTCCTCACCAAACAGAGAATCCACCCAGCAGGTATATCCTTCCCTCGGCGATTGCAGAGTATTTAATTTTGTATTCACCCCTACTACCATTTATGTCAACAATTATCTTTTTGAAGAGGAAACCGGAGACCAGATGATCCTGGTACGTTTTCAAAACACCACTCCCGGAGTCTGGCGCATCCGGGTCAAAAGCATTGAAAATGAACCTTTGTCCTTTCATGCCTGGCTCCCTTCAAATGGTCTCATATCCAACCAGACCTTTTTTCTTAATTCCTCTCCGGATACCACCATCACTTCACCTGGAAACGGCAGGCGCCAGCTGACTGTGACTGCCTATAATCAGATGAACAACTCAATTCTTGGTGAATCAAGCAGAGGCTATACAAGAGTTGGCCTTATTAAACCGGATATTGCCGCTCCTGGTTATCAGCTTACCTGTGCTGTTCCCGGAAATAGATATGGCTCTGTTACAGGAACAGGGGCTGCTGCAGCCCACGTGGCCGGCATCATTGCCATGGCCTTTGAGTGGGCCATTGTCAAAGAACATTACAAAACAATGAATGGAGTCGATGTCAGCCGTCTGATGATGAGGGGGGCAATGCGCGCAAGCTCATACACCTATCCAAATAACGTATGGGGATACGGCCAGGTGAATGTGAACAATATGTTCATGCAGCTTACCAGTATTTAA
- a CDS encoding 2'-5' RNA ligase family protein: MDTRTIMIFPEFHNMDVIHFYRKQYDPLSALVKPHITLVFPFQSNMSNDRLNKHLSDKLMNIKPFEITLNGVSKQPGELGNYLFLNIVEGKEHIHEIHELLYSGLLKEYKKGYSYTPHLTLGNLDSLEKLEMAYLDASKCTETFRAVINTISVEVIGAFGESMIISGHRLPE, from the coding sequence ATGGATACCAGAACAATCATGATATTTCCAGAATTTCATAACATGGATGTGATTCATTTCTATAGGAAACAATACGATCCATTATCTGCTCTTGTTAAACCGCATATTACTTTAGTTTTTCCCTTTCAAAGCAATATGAGTAATGATAGATTGAACAAGCACTTAAGCGATAAGCTTATGAATATCAAACCTTTTGAAATTACTCTGAATGGAGTTTCAAAGCAGCCTGGTGAATTAGGGAATTATTTGTTTTTAAATATTGTAGAAGGAAAGGAACATATTCATGAAATCCATGAACTACTCTATTCCGGTCTATTAAAGGAGTATAAAAAAGGATACTCTTATACTCCTCATTTAACTCTTGGAAATTTAGACTCCTTAGAAAAACTGGAAATGGCCTATTTAGATGCTTCTAAATGCACTGAAACATTTAGAGCTGTAATAAACACAATTTCTGTTGAAGTGATAGGTGCATTTGGAGAGTCAATGATAATAAGCGGGCACAGACTGCCGGAATAA
- a CDS encoding cytidylate kinase-like family protein, with protein sequence MDKVITISREFGSGGRELGMKLAERLGVPFYDKDLISLSAEVSDLEEEAFLHYDEHLPVQQESLEQLYYTPFSTIYEISMSDQVFLAQSCVIRKLAEEGPCIIVGRCADRVLESSINLFIYAKMEDRIKRMNSLETGVSPELMEERIREIDKKRRDYYQYYTGCEWGKAQNYHLCLESSLVGVEGCLNSVLAYLQGLL encoded by the coding sequence TTGGATAAGGTGATTACAATTAGCCGGGAGTTTGGAAGCGGCGGACGAGAGTTGGGCATGAAACTGGCTGAAAGGTTGGGAGTTCCATTCTATGATAAGGACCTGATTTCTTTATCTGCAGAAGTAAGTGATCTGGAGGAGGAAGCATTTCTGCATTACGACGAGCATCTTCCCGTCCAGCAGGAATCCTTAGAACAGCTCTATTATACTCCCTTCTCTACAATTTATGAGATTTCCATGTCAGATCAAGTTTTTCTGGCCCAGTCTTGTGTGATACGAAAGCTGGCAGAAGAGGGACCATGTATCATCGTTGGACGATGTGCGGACCGGGTGCTTGAAAGCAGCATTAATCTGTTTATTTATGCCAAAATGGAAGATCGGATTAAACGGATGAATTCTCTTGAAACAGGCGTCAGCCCTGAATTGATGGAAGAACGAATCCGGGAGATAGATAAAAAGAGAAGAGATTATTACCAGTATTATACCGGATGCGAATGGGGTAAGGCACAGAATTACCACCTTTGTCTGGAAAGCAGTTTGGTGGGGGTAGAAGGCTGCTTAAATTCTGTGCTGGCTTATTTGCAGGGTTTACTTTAA
- a CDS encoding NUDIX hydrolase N-terminal domain-containing protein: MEDKKWLEWAVELQAIAQAGLYYTKDCFDQERFERIREISAEIISRQSEMPVEKVKDLFCGETGYQTPKIDTRAAIFKNNRILLVKEADGRWSLPGGWVDVDLSVKENIIKEVREEAGLDVEVQKVIAVQDREKHNLPIYAYKICKIFIQCSVIGGSFKANNETTDSRYFSLEELPPLATEKSNAEQIKMCFQAFSEQAWKTILD; encoded by the coding sequence ATGGAGGATAAAAAATGGCTTGAATGGGCGGTTGAATTGCAGGCAATCGCACAGGCCGGACTATATTATACGAAGGATTGCTTTGACCAGGAACGATTTGAAAGGATCCGGGAGATTTCGGCTGAAATAATCAGCAGACAATCAGAAATGCCTGTCGAAAAGGTCAAAGATTTATTTTGTGGTGAAACAGGATACCAAACCCCCAAGATCGATACCAGGGCCGCCATTTTTAAGAACAACAGGATTCTTCTGGTTAAAGAAGCCGATGGGAGATGGTCACTGCCTGGAGGCTGGGTCGATGTAGATTTATCAGTAAAAGAAAATATAATAAAAGAAGTCAGGGAAGAAGCAGGCCTCGATGTCGAGGTTCAAAAGGTTATTGCCGTGCAGGACAGAGAAAAACATAATCTTCCAATCTATGCCTACAAAATTTGTAAAATTTTTATACAGTGTTCCGTTATTGGAGGTTCATTTAAAGCAAATAATGAAACCACGGACAGCCGTTATTTCTCATTGGAAGAATTACCGCCACTTGCAACGGAAAAGAGCAATGCAGAACAGATAAAAATGTGTTTTCAGGCTTTTTCTGAGCAAGCCTGGAAAACAATCCTGGATTAG
- a CDS encoding L,D-transpeptidase family protein, producing MMKWLGKGYRCLISAVLVIVLAVSSQVTGYAEPVSGPGANITSGNTGTTNNVTIYVSKRTKTLTLKQNGVLIAEYPVSMGAASAEGNKKVEGDMRTPSGEFYVCTRNDKSIAYLALGLSYPGIKDAERGYADGIITEAQRDEIIKANLAGQQPPWDTPLGGAIEIHGCRVPDGTTHGCVAVDNSDMDVLWSYCNLGVPVTIGP from the coding sequence ATGATGAAATGGTTAGGAAAAGGATATAGGTGTCTGATCTCAGCCGTTCTGGTCATCGTTTTGGCGGTATCTTCCCAAGTTACTGGGTACGCAGAGCCGGTGTCCGGTCCCGGTGCCAATATTACCTCCGGCAATACCGGTACGACCAATAACGTGACCATATATGTGAGCAAGAGAACAAAGACGCTTACATTAAAGCAGAATGGTGTATTGATTGCAGAATACCCGGTTTCCATGGGCGCGGCCTCAGCGGAAGGAAATAAAAAAGTAGAGGGTGACATGAGAACACCTAGCGGGGAGTTCTATGTATGTACCAGAAATGATAAGAGCATAGCATATCTGGCATTGGGACTTTCCTATCCGGGTATTAAAGATGCGGAAAGAGGATATGCAGACGGCATTATCACCGAGGCTCAAAGAGATGAAATAATAAAGGCCAATTTGGCAGGGCAGCAGCCACCATGGGATACTCCTCTGGGAGGAGCTATTGAGATTCACGGCTGCAGGGTTCCTGACGGAACCACTCACGGCTGCGTTGCAGTGGACAACAGCGATATGGATGTATTATGGAGTTACTGTAATTTAGGCGTACCGGTTACGATTGGACCATAA
- a CDS encoding transporter gives MTNYPPPYGAPTSPPPRVPPRKPRNSYIIDCMFKYTYVWPQLGDEFWYYPINLQYGAVLGYRWTGRSWTFFGFDPDLIDEVACVPVPTLY, from the coding sequence ATGACAAATTATCCCCCTCCTTATGGAGCACCTACTTCTCCTCCTCCAAGAGTACCACCCAGAAAACCAAGAAATTCATATATTATTGATTGTATGTTCAAATATACGTATGTATGGCCACAGTTAGGTGATGAGTTTTGGTATTATCCAATTAACTTACAGTACGGTGCAGTGTTAGGATACCGCTGGACAGGAAGAAGTTGGACTTTCTTTGGTTTTGATCCGGATTTGATTGATGAGGTAGCATGCGTTCCGGTACCTACACTTTATTAG
- a CDS encoding serine hydrolase domain-containing protein, protein MDINDLIGLDFRGCVLIQKGNETVFQKSFGYADLHNKVPNENDTKFATASAGKVFVAVGILQLIERGLLKFNDEIGNIFNFDLKAIDGTITIEELLTHTSGIPDYFDEGVMSDYEELWIDFPNYKIRSNKDLLPLFIDKPMMYPRGSRFQYNNTGFVVLAMIIEELTGSTFDEYLKENVFAPCGMVSTGYYELDRLPAKCAVNYIYNEKDNDYRTNIFSVDAKGTGAGGAYTTVNDISLFWEHLMSGQLLSPEMTAAMMTNHSGDAQCYGYGIWLKKQVNGYKPYFQGCDPGVSFISSYDADKKMMFVLVSNYGDNVWEFLKKITNHLTK, encoded by the coding sequence ATGGATATAAATGACTTGATCGGCTTGGACTTCAGGGGCTGTGTGCTCATACAAAAAGGTAATGAAACAGTTTTTCAGAAGTCATTTGGGTATGCGGATTTACATAATAAGGTTCCAAATGAAAACGATACAAAATTTGCGACGGCATCTGCAGGTAAGGTTTTTGTTGCTGTTGGAATATTGCAGCTAATAGAACGAGGGTTGCTCAAGTTTAATGATGAAATAGGAAATATTTTCAATTTTGACTTAAAGGCCATTGATGGTACAATAACCATAGAGGAATTGCTAACCCATACTTCCGGAATACCGGATTACTTTGATGAAGGGGTCATGAGTGACTATGAGGAATTGTGGATCGATTTTCCCAACTATAAGATACGTTCAAATAAGGACCTGCTGCCACTTTTTATTGATAAGCCAATGATGTATCCACGGGGAAGCAGGTTTCAATATAATAATACCGGCTTTGTCGTGCTTGCTATGATAATTGAAGAATTAACAGGATCAACGTTTGATGAATATCTGAAAGAAAATGTATTTGCTCCTTGTGGTATGGTTAGTACCGGGTATTATGAATTGGACAGACTGCCTGCAAAATGTGCGGTAAATTATATTTACAATGAAAAAGATAATGATTACCGTACCAATATTTTCAGTGTGGACGCAAAAGGAACAGGCGCAGGCGGCGCCTATACAACAGTAAATGACATAAGCTTATTTTGGGAACATTTGATGTCCGGCCAATTGCTTTCGCCAGAGATGACAGCGGCTATGATGACAAATCATAGCGGAGATGCGCAATGTTATGGCTACGGCATTTGGTTAAAAAAACAGGTTAACGGTTACAAACCATATTTTCAAGGCTGTGATCCAGGTGTCAGCTTTATTTCCAGCTATGATGCAGATAAAAAGATGATGTTCGTTTTGGTAAGTAATTACGGTGATAACGTCTGGGAATTTTTAAAAAAGATAACTAATCATTTAACAAAATAA
- a CDS encoding S8 family peptidase produces MEKILDNRYYDLIISNAMVPSYNTGDNITTLNDMNSLLHIPKDQMEPCDLGINPYHFFPALYTLESSVSIEKSGIGSVQRTPGLGLIGRGVIVGIVDTGIDYRHPAFKYNDRTTRILSIWDQTQVGSTPPRGFTFGAEYTKELINFALISENPLSIVPTVDTIRHGTAIASIIAGRPNDDYNFSGVVPEADLLVVKLKTAKDNLKKLFFVPDNALCFQESDIILGIRYLVTTAQRLNRPLVICIALGSSQGGHDGRGASSAYLDYLVQLPRIGVTIAAGNEGNNGRHFFNNTQTAPYIDTFQLNVGINDKGFSMEIWPYIPSRLFIEITAPTWESSQIIYPSFSDCKKIVFQSVDSIVWVNNIIFEEETGDQLILVRFQNVVAGIWSIRVGSTENEGFSYHAWLPSGNLISNETFFLNSNPDTTITAQGDAIHPLTVTAYNQLDGNILSESSRGYTRLGLVKPDLGAPGYQLPCALPDFRYGNATGTGAAAAHAAGVAAMSMEWAYNKGNYTSVTGYQVNRLLIRGARRDPETIYPNNIWGYGQLDAANMFRQLTSI; encoded by the coding sequence ATGGAAAAAATACTGGATAATCGGTATTATGATCTTATCATAAGTAATGCCATGGTGCCATCTTATAATACAGGTGATAATATTACCACGCTGAATGATATGAATTCCTTACTGCATATACCAAAGGACCAGATGGAGCCCTGTGATCTTGGGATAAATCCCTATCATTTCTTTCCGGCTCTATATACCCTGGAGTCATCGGTCAGCATTGAGAAATCCGGTATAGGATCTGTTCAGAGGACTCCTGGCCTTGGCCTGATTGGGAGAGGGGTAATTGTTGGCATTGTGGATACTGGTATTGATTACCGCCATCCTGCTTTTAAGTATAATGACAGAACAACCAGAATCCTGTCTATATGGGATCAGACTCAGGTAGGAAGCACACCTCCAAGAGGGTTTACTTTCGGTGCTGAATATACCAAAGAACTGATTAATTTTGCATTAATTTCTGAAAATCCTCTTTCGATTGTTCCCACAGTTGATACCATACGTCACGGAACTGCCATTGCAAGCATTATTGCCGGAAGGCCTAATGATGATTATAACTTCAGCGGTGTTGTTCCTGAAGCGGATCTTTTGGTAGTAAAACTTAAAACGGCAAAGGATAACTTAAAGAAACTGTTCTTTGTTCCGGATAATGCTTTGTGCTTTCAGGAATCAGACATCATCCTTGGAATCCGGTATTTGGTTACTACTGCTCAAAGGCTGAACCGGCCTCTGGTCATATGCATTGCCCTTGGAAGCAGTCAGGGAGGGCACGACGGGCGAGGTGCCTCCTCCGCTTACCTGGATTATCTGGTACAGCTGCCAAGAATCGGTGTGACCATTGCTGCCGGAAATGAAGGCAATAACGGAAGACATTTTTTTAACAACACTCAGACCGCCCCTTACATAGATACCTTCCAGTTAAACGTAGGAATCAATGATAAGGGATTTTCCATGGAAATCTGGCCTTACATACCTTCCAGGCTTTTTATAGAGATCACCGCTCCAACCTGGGAGTCCTCCCAGATTATTTATCCTTCCTTTTCAGATTGTAAAAAAATTGTCTTTCAATCCGTGGACAGCATTGTCTGGGTGAACAATATTATTTTTGAAGAAGAAACCGGAGATCAGCTGATTCTGGTACGTTTTCAAAATGTAGTTGCCGGAATCTGGAGTATCAGGGTAGGCAGCACTGAAAATGAAGGTTTTTCCTATCATGCCTGGCTGCCCTCCGGTAATCTCATATCAAATGAGACCTTTTTCTTAAACTCCAATCCTGATACAACCATAACCGCCCAGGGAGATGCCATACATCCTCTGACAGTTACGGCCTATAATCAGCTGGATGGAAATATATTGAGTGAATCAAGCAGAGGATATACCAGACTGGGGCTTGTAAAACCAGATTTGGGTGCTCCCGGCTACCAGCTTCCCTGTGCGCTTCCTGACTTTCGATATGGAAATGCGACCGGTACCGGAGCCGCGGCTGCCCATGCGGCTGGGGTTGCAGCCATGAGCATGGAATGGGCCTACAATAAGGGAAACTATACCTCCGTTACCGGATATCAGGTCAACCGCTTATTGATTCGCGGGGCAAGACGGGACCCTGAGACTATTTATCCCAATAATATATGGGGATACGGGCAGCTGGATGCGGCAAATATGTTCAGGCAGCTGACATCAATTTAA
- a CDS encoding aminoglycoside 6-adenylyltransferase produces MRSEKEMFELILRVVQADERIRAAYMNGSRANPLIEKDIYQDYDIVFVVSETQSFLSDKTWIKIFGEVAVMQEPDSNDFGWGKDCDFTKSYGWLILYKDGNRIDLHIMTKEKAIENYLSDSLTVPLLDKDHILPQIPQASDTGYWIKIPTKQMYDGCCNEFWWCLNNVAKGIKRDQIPYAMRMYTEIVHNQLDMMVEWYIGMNHGFSVSTGMWGKYYKKYLPSELYEKYLKTYSDGSSENLWNAVFSACDLFRFLALQVSGHLGYTYCVQDDENMIKYIASIKNADIDQSEI; encoded by the coding sequence ATGCGCAGTGAAAAGGAAATGTTTGAATTGATCTTGAGAGTTGTACAAGCTGATGAACGCATCAGAGCAGCATACATGAATGGTTCCCGAGCAAATCCCCTTATTGAAAAGGATATTTATCAGGATTATGACATTGTTTTTGTGGTTTCTGAGACACAATCATTTTTATCCGATAAAACGTGGATAAAGATCTTTGGAGAAGTTGCCGTTATGCAGGAGCCGGATTCTAATGACTTTGGCTGGGGCAAAGACTGCGACTTTACCAAATCATATGGCTGGCTCATCTTATATAAAGACGGGAATAGAATTGATCTGCATATTATGACCAAAGAAAAGGCCATTGAGAATTATCTTTCCGACAGCCTTACAGTGCCTTTGCTGGACAAGGATCATATCTTGCCTCAGATACCTCAGGCAAGTGATACCGGCTACTGGATTAAAATTCCCACGAAACAAATGTATGACGGATGCTGCAATGAGTTTTGGTGGTGTTTAAACAACGTTGCAAAAGGGATTAAAAGAGATCAGATTCCATATGCGATGAGAATGTATACGGAGATTGTACACAATCAGCTTGATATGATGGTGGAATGGTACATCGGCATGAATCATGGATTTTCTGTTTCAACGGGAATGTGGGGGAAATATTATAAAAAATACCTGCCTTCAGAGCTGTATGAAAAATATTTGAAGACCTACTCTGACGGCAGTTCTGAAAATCTTTGGAATGCTGTTTTCTCAGCCTGTGATCTGTTTCGTTTTCTTGCACTGCAGGTTTCCGGCCATTTGGGTTACACCTACTGCGTGCAAGACGATGAGAATATGATCAAATATATCGCTTCAATAAAAAATGCTGACATTGATCAATCGGAGATCTAA
- a CDS encoding phage holin family protein: MEEIINYVKPELVIVAVVLYLLGQWIKQSQTIKDKYIPIINGAAGIVLCSVYVMSMSEVYTIQQIATAAFTAITQGILVAGLSTYVDQLMKQYGKKE; encoded by the coding sequence ATGGAAGAGATTATAAATTATGTGAAACCAGAACTTGTCATAGTGGCAGTGGTCCTTTACCTGCTGGGGCAGTGGATCAAACAAAGCCAGACGATTAAAGATAAATACATTCCAATAATTAACGGAGCAGCGGGCATTGTTTTGTGTAGTGTTTACGTAATGTCCATGAGTGAAGTATACACCATCCAACAGATTGCTACAGCAGCATTTACAGCAATCACCCAGGGTATCCTGGTCGCCGGACTGAGTACGTACGTTGATCAGCTAATGAAACAATATGGCAAAAAAGAATAA